A window from Bradysia coprophila strain Holo2 chromosome X unlocalized genomic scaffold, BU_Bcop_v1 contig_20, whole genome shotgun sequence encodes these proteins:
- the LOC119068936 gene encoding glutamate receptor ionotropic, kainate 4-like yields MLDSSEPVTRARLLASSTKESSKWLQVVPSSQLGLLLDNNAARIAVGLRLGSQLCEEYKCNCGAVVKKDGFPNILQPPGISRDDGKRPDELTELGVSLNGGVQRETIPRHVALTKVYQHEDLKSELNKIFNDFWQSMIVNTNILAYSDDDKQSLSLHTYFPFAASHCRKIVPVIWDSFKSDHFVQNEKQLFPFKTNDLFQCPLSILVMPYRPYISVTKNGSNGIHVYGIEYNVLHELSQRMNFQHNFSFYPGPLGIIHDNGTSTGLWKLVSERKYDMGSAGLVATPLPRKILSFTKPFSYDNVVLVLPNPTPYSAFETLFFPFNFTAWILIAITLIIGTATIKLLECNRKLYYKFIVGTRNPNPYFNLFSALLNGNAFYVPNGTLARFLLMVWILTSMVVRTMYLGQLFTFINMNKTVPSAANIDELINRRITITLDEDGYGQFFKFDHRLAKLLNFYNMSADTGTDYDFVAESDAYALLETRLVSETLRKSSEQRLNLPKPKTIRIISTAHVIMLPQRFYLKDTMDEKITEMNEFGLTSDWDRPFKEAALVNNVDKSIQRKLNMSQILGLVQIWLGLLILSTVVFILELLCDYSVRHANVAQTI; encoded by the exons ATGTTAGATTCTAGTGAACCTGTTACTCGTGCTAGACTACTTGCGTCATCtacaaaagaatcttcaaagtggctgcaggtTGTCCCATCGAGTCAACTAGGTTTACTATTAGATAACAATGCAgcgagaattgctgttggtcttcgtttagGATCCCAGTTGTGTGAAGAGTACAAGTGTAATTGTGGTGCTGTGGTTAAGAAGGACG gatttcccaatattttgcaaccACCTGGTATTTCTAGAGAcgacggtaaaagacctgatg AACTGACTGAATTAGGTGTGAGTTTGAATGGCGGAGTCCAGCGTGAAACCATTCCCCGACACG TAGCGCTTACGAAAGTCTACCAACACGAGGATCTGAAAAGTGaactcaacaaaatttttaacgaCTTTTGGCAAAGTATGATTGTCAATACAAACATCTTGGCATATTCCGACGACGACAAACAATCCCTTTCGTTGCACACATATTTTCCTTTCGCTGCTTCTCATTGTCGCAAAATTGTGCCAGTCATTTGGGATAGCTTTAAAAGTGACCATTTCGTGCAAAACGAAAAGCAACTGTTTCCATTCAAGACTAACGACTTATTCCAATGTCCACTATCAATTCTTGTGATGCCCTACCGACCTTACATaagtgtaacgaaaaatggtTCGAATGGAATTCACGTCTATGGAATCGAATACAACGTGTTGCATGAACTGTCGCaaagaatgaattttcaacacAACTTTTCGTTTTATCCCGGACCACTCGGAATTATACATGACAATGGAACTAGCACCGGACTGTGGAAGTTG GTTTCAGAAAGAAAATACGATATGGGATCAGCAGGATTAGTTGCAACACCTCTTCCTAGGAAAATATTAAGCTTCACCAAACCGTTTTCATACGATAACGTTGTATTGGTTTTACCGAATCCCACTCCATACAGCGCATTCGAAACTCTGTTCTTTCCGTTTAACTTTACGGCCTGGATCCTCATAGCAATAACGCTTATTATCGGGACTGCAACCATAAAATTGCTTGAATGCAACAGAAAACTGTACTACAAATTCATTGTCGGGACAAGAAATCCGAATCcgtatttcaatttattttctgcgTTACTAAATGGCAATGCATTCTACGTACCGAATGGAACTTTGGCTAGATTTCTGCTCATGGTATGGATTCTCACTTCCATGGTCGTTCGAACCATGTATCTGGGGCAATTGTTCACTTTTATCAACATGAACAAAACGGTGCCGAGTGCTGCAAACATTGACGAATTGATAAACAGAAGAATTACAATAACACTGGACGAGGATGGCTAcggtcaattttttaaattcgacCATCGACTGGCAAAGCT GCTAAACTTTTATAATATGAGTGCCGACACCGGCACCGATTATGATTTCGTTGCTGAATCAGATGCCTACGCCTTGCTAGAAACGCGCCTCGTTTCTGAAACGCTTCGGAAAAGTTCTGAACAACGGCTCAACTTACCCAAACCAAAAACTATCAGAATAATTTCAACTGCCCACGTCATCATGTTACCGCAGCGTTTTTACTTGAAGGACACAATGGACGAGAAAATCactgaaatgaatgaattcgGCTTAACATCCGATTGGGATAGACCATTTAAAGAGGCCGCGCTAGTTAACAACGTCGATAAAAGTATTCAACGGAAATTGAATATGTCGCAGATACTTGGCCTGGTGCAAATATGGTTGGGTCTGTTGATCTTGTCGACTgtcgtttttattttagaattaCTATGTGACTATTCGGTAAGACATGCCAATGTTGCGCAGACCATTTAG